The following coding sequences are from one Salinicoccus sp. Bachu38 window:
- a CDS encoding MIP/aquaporin family protein, giving the protein MNELVAEFVGTAILILFGAGVVANVNLKGSLAKGSDWVVIAFGWGFAVAFAVYAVGQFSGAHINPAVTLGFAFAGEFEWAKVIPYIIAQVLGAMAGAFLVWLHFMPHFKAEEDDGTKLGVFATGPAFPNYVANFTSEIIGTFILVMGLLFIGANEFTEGLNPLIVGFLITAIGLSLGGTTGYAINPARDFGPRLAHFLMPIPGKGKSNFVYAIVPILGPLSGGALGAAVYNAVFLSSPDLFLAIAIVFTVLVLALGVFLNKSLLKGEASELM; this is encoded by the coding sequence ATGAATGAACTCGTTGCAGAATTTGTTGGTACGGCAATACTCATCCTGTTCGGGGCAGGCGTCGTTGCCAACGTCAATTTGAAAGGATCCCTGGCAAAAGGATCCGATTGGGTAGTCATCGCATTCGGATGGGGCTTTGCGGTGGCTTTTGCCGTCTATGCGGTCGGCCAGTTCTCGGGGGCCCACATCAACCCCGCCGTTACACTCGGTTTCGCGTTTGCTGGTGAGTTCGAATGGGCAAAAGTGATTCCCTACATCATCGCCCAGGTACTCGGCGCGATGGCCGGTGCATTTCTCGTCTGGCTGCACTTCATGCCGCACTTCAAGGCGGAGGAGGATGACGGGACGAAACTCGGCGTATTCGCCACCGGTCCCGCCTTCCCCAACTATGTCGCCAACTTCACAAGTGAGATCATCGGCACATTCATCCTCGTCATGGGGCTCCTGTTCATCGGTGCCAATGAATTCACCGAAGGCCTGAATCCACTCATCGTCGGCTTCCTCATTACAGCAATAGGCCTCAGCCTCGGTGGTACGACCGGATATGCCATCAATCCGGCCCGTGACTTCGGTCCGAGACTCGCCCACTTCCTCATGCCGATTCCGGGCAAAGGGAAGTCGAATTTCGTATACGCCATCGTACCGATACTCGGTCCCCTGTCCGGCGGTGCACTCGGTGCAGCGGTCTACAATGCGGTATTCCTTAGCTCGCCGGACCTGTTCCTTGCCATTGCAATCGTCTTCACTGTTTTGGTTCTTGCGTTAGGGGTATTTCTTAATAAAAGCCTACTTAAAGGAGAGGCCTCAGAATTGATGTAG
- a CDS encoding glycerol-3-phosphate responsive antiterminator: MKILPAIRSMKDFEKLIDSPYRSCVILDIHIGHLDSHITTIKKHGFDVYLHLDLIKGLAVDTASLEYIHQKYKPTGIVTTRGRIIRKANQLGMETVLRIFVIDSSALEKSIELIRQTEPKLIEILPGVVPKVIHLLKSEVEADVIAGGLIETQGEVDDAIAAGAKYVTTSKTDLWFNPANHAP; encoded by the coding sequence GTGAAAATCCTGCCTGCAATCCGTTCCATGAAAGATTTTGAAAAGCTGATCGACAGTCCCTATCGGTCATGTGTAATCCTCGACATCCATATCGGACATCTGGACAGTCACATCACCACCATCAAAAAGCATGGGTTCGATGTCTACCTCCATCTGGACCTGATCAAGGGGCTCGCGGTGGACACCGCTTCACTCGAGTACATTCATCAGAAATACAAACCGACAGGGATCGTAACCACGCGTGGAAGAATCATCAGAAAGGCCAACCAGCTCGGCATGGAGACTGTCCTGCGCATTTTCGTCATCGACTCTTCCGCCCTTGAAAAAAGCATCGAACTCATCAGGCAGACGGAACCCAAACTGATTGAAATCCTGCCGGGTGTCGTACCGAAGGTGATTCACCTGCTCAAGTCTGAAGTGGAGGCCGATGTCATTGCCGGCGGATTGATCGAGACACAGGGTGAAGTCGATGACGCCATCGCCGCCGGAGCCAAGTATGTGACGACGAGCAAGACGGATCTCTGGTTCAACCCGGCAAATCATGCCCCCTGA
- a CDS encoding NAD(P)H-dependent flavin oxidoreductase, whose product MNISRNNGMLKELLGVEHAIIQAPMAGGITTEKLVGAVSEAGGLGMIGAGGMDTGALRDMIHALKRKHEGSFGANLFVPWDFKVTEENVAEAYEALRPLYELFGLEQESFTPPDLEDVKMKFNAQIDVIVEEKVPVCSFIFGIPESHHIERLKEAGTILIGTATTVEEAEAIERAGFDAVVLQGAEAGGHRGTFLSPVDDSLVGLMSLIPEAADQLSIPVIAAGGIMDGRGVAAARILGAAGVQLGTAFISTEESGAHLVHKNALSENRHIPSVLTRVFTGRAARAIKNTFIRDMAEHTKSMVDYPVQRRLTQPIQDASKERNSTEYAMLLAGQGKSMARTMSAGELVRQLVLEAKEFGVEV is encoded by the coding sequence GTGAATATATCACGCAATAACGGGATGCTCAAAGAGCTGCTCGGGGTGGAGCATGCGATAATACAAGCACCGATGGCAGGGGGCATCACGACCGAAAAACTGGTGGGTGCCGTCTCCGAAGCCGGCGGGCTCGGCATGATCGGCGCAGGAGGAATGGATACAGGTGCACTGCGCGATATGATCCATGCATTGAAAAGGAAGCATGAAGGGTCATTCGGTGCCAACCTGTTTGTACCATGGGACTTCAAAGTCACTGAAGAAAATGTTGCCGAGGCCTATGAAGCACTCAGGCCCCTGTATGAGCTCTTTGGTCTGGAGCAGGAATCTTTCACGCCGCCGGACTTGGAAGATGTCAAAATGAAGTTCAACGCACAGATTGATGTCATCGTAGAAGAGAAGGTGCCTGTATGCTCTTTCATTTTCGGGATTCCGGAGAGCCATCACATCGAGCGCCTGAAAGAGGCGGGTACGATCCTGATCGGCACTGCAACCACGGTCGAGGAAGCTGAAGCCATCGAGCGTGCCGGTTTCGATGCTGTCGTTCTGCAAGGGGCTGAAGCAGGCGGGCACCGGGGGACATTTCTCAGCCCGGTCGATGACAGTCTGGTGGGCCTGATGAGTCTGATTCCGGAAGCGGCAGACCAACTCTCCATTCCGGTCATCGCAGCCGGCGGCATCATGGATGGACGCGGTGTCGCGGCCGCGAGGATACTCGGTGCAGCAGGGGTCCAGCTGGGTACGGCTTTCATCTCCACAGAAGAAAGTGGAGCGCATCTGGTACATAAGAATGCGCTGTCGGAAAATCGGCATATCCCGTCCGTATTGACCCGTGTCTTCACCGGGCGCGCTGCCCGGGCAATCAAAAACACATTCATCAGGGATATGGCCGAACATACGAAAAGCATGGTCGACTATCCTGTCCAACGGCGGCTGACCCAGCCGATACAGGATGCCTCCAAAGAGAGGAACAGTACAGAATATGCCATGCTCCTCGCCGGGCAGGGAAAGAGCATGGCGCGGACCATGTCAGCCGGCGAACTTGTGCGGCAGCTCGTGCTGGAGGCGAAGGAGTTTGGCGTGGAGGTATAG
- a CDS encoding YjzD family protein: protein MKYIISFIWALMLTQMVNFVLNSLGGGGPLNIWSGVLLAVLVTLTIIVLDFMLKPDETNEAQHNH, encoded by the coding sequence ATGAAGTATATCATCAGTTTCATCTGGGCACTCATGCTGACTCAAATGGTCAACTTCGTTTTGAACAGCCTTGGCGGCGGCGGACCACTCAATATCTGGAGCGGCGTACTGCTTGCAGTACTTGTCACATTGACGATCATCGTTCTGGATTTCATGCTCAAGCCGGACGAGACGAACGAAGCACAGCATAATCATTAA
- a CDS encoding ABC transporter ATP-binding protein, producing the protein MTEKLLEVNNLKTSFKIGSEYFPAVDDVSLSIQPNEVLALVGESGSGKSATAFSLMGLHRKTRIEGEVNFQGQNLLKLNEGKMNKIRGGDLAMIFQDPMTALNPLMKIKQQIIETLKIHNTKAKNERESYAVELLDRVGIPRPDRVAEAYPHELSGGMRQRVVIAIAIANRPKLLIADEPTTALDVTIQAQILDLIRELQDDLNSGVLLITHDLGVVAEMADRVAVMYAGQIVEVAPVRELFKNPQHPYTRSLLNSLPTEAMLGSKLHVIQGVVPALNKMDRTGCRFAPRIPWVPAFTHEKNPKLREIADDHYVRCTCYKNFSLGSEAPQNIDAEEYQLETGARGGSVR; encoded by the coding sequence ATGACTGAAAAGCTTTTAGAAGTGAATAACCTGAAGACTTCCTTCAAAATCGGCAGTGAGTACTTCCCGGCGGTGGATGATGTCTCACTCAGCATCCAGCCGAATGAAGTGCTTGCACTCGTAGGCGAGTCAGGCTCGGGAAAAAGTGCCACAGCATTCTCATTGATGGGACTGCATAGGAAAACCCGCATCGAAGGGGAGGTTAATTTCCAGGGGCAGAACCTTCTGAAACTGAACGAAGGCAAGATGAACAAGATACGTGGGGGCGACCTGGCGATGATCTTTCAGGATCCGATGACGGCGCTCAATCCACTGATGAAGATAAAGCAGCAGATTATCGAAACACTCAAGATACATAACACGAAAGCGAAAAACGAGAGGGAATCCTATGCTGTCGAACTGCTGGATCGCGTTGGCATTCCGCGTCCGGATCGGGTGGCCGAGGCATACCCGCATGAACTGTCGGGCGGCATGCGCCAGCGTGTCGTCATCGCAATCGCGATCGCCAACCGTCCGAAGCTGCTCATCGCTGACGAGCCCACGACGGCGCTCGATGTAACAATCCAGGCCCAGATTCTCGACCTGATCCGCGAACTGCAGGATGACCTGAACTCAGGCGTCCTCCTGATTACGCACGATCTTGGCGTCGTGGCCGAAATGGCGGACCGTGTAGCGGTCATGTATGCCGGCCAGATCGTCGAAGTGGCACCGGTCCGGGAGCTCTTCAAGAACCCACAGCATCCATATACACGCTCACTTCTGAATTCATTGCCGACAGAAGCCATGCTGGGCAGCAAGCTGCATGTCATCCAGGGCGTGGTGCCGGCACTGAACAAGATGGACCGTACAGGGTGCCGCTTCGCTCCACGTATTCCGTGGGTACCCGCTTTTACACATGAGAAGAATCCAAAGCTCAGGGAAATTGCAGATGATCATTATGTGCGCTGCACCTGCTACAAGAACTTTTCTCTAGGTAGCGAAGCTCCCCAAAACATCGATGCAGAGGAATACCAGCTCGAAACAGGTGCCCGGGGAGGAAGCGTACGATGA
- a CDS encoding ATP-binding cassette domain-containing protein, protein MNLLEIKDLKVHYPIKGGFFNTVKDHVKAVDGVSISIPEGTTYGLVGESGSGKTTTGKAVMGLNHVTSGEIFFDGQKLNSKGKKVDVRDDIQMIFQDPYSSLNPRKRVFDIVAEPIRNYHKKSRSDLVPEVLGLLQRVGLPPGSLYKYPHEFSGGQRQRIGVARAIALNPKLIIADEPVSALDVSVQAQVLNFMQDIQQDMNLTMMFIAHDLGVVRHMCRHIGIMYQGRLVEEGRTEEIFKNPQHIYTKRLIAAIPDTDVDEIENNLAFRQMVKEEYDRNFADHLDEEGRAFPLQSITETHKVALPVKG, encoded by the coding sequence ATGAATCTATTGGAAATAAAAGATCTTAAAGTCCACTATCCGATTAAGGGCGGCTTCTTCAATACGGTCAAAGACCATGTCAAGGCAGTGGATGGCGTCAGCATCAGCATTCCCGAAGGGACGACCTATGGCCTTGTCGGAGAATCCGGTTCGGGGAAGACGACGACAGGAAAGGCTGTCATGGGTCTCAACCATGTGACCAGTGGGGAAATCTTTTTCGATGGCCAGAAGCTCAACAGCAAGGGCAAGAAGGTGGATGTCAGGGATGATATCCAGATGATCTTCCAGGATCCCTATTCTTCGCTCAATCCGCGGAAGCGCGTATTCGACATCGTCGCCGAACCGATCAGGAACTACCATAAGAAATCGAGGAGCGACCTGGTTCCGGAAGTACTGGGACTGCTCCAGCGTGTGGGTCTGCCGCCAGGTTCCCTCTACAAGTATCCGCATGAATTCTCGGGCGGACAGCGCCAGAGGATCGGGGTGGCAAGGGCGATCGCCCTGAATCCGAAGCTGATCATCGCAGACGAACCGGTATCGGCACTCGACGTGTCGGTGCAGGCGCAGGTGCTCAACTTCATGCAGGACATCCAGCAGGATATGAATCTGACGATGATGTTCATCGCCCACGACCTCGGGGTTGTCCGTCACATGTGCCGGCATATCGGCATCATGTATCAGGGCCGTCTCGTGGAAGAGGGCAGGACCGAAGAGATTTTCAAAAATCCGCAGCACATCTATACGAAGCGGCTGATTGCAGCGATTCCGGATACGGATGTGGATGAAATCGAAAACAATCTCGCATTCAGACAGATGGTCAAGGAAGAATATGATCGGAATTTTGCCGATCACCTTGATGAAGAGGGCAGAGCTTTCCCACTGCAATCCATTACGGAGACGCACAAAGTGGCGTTGCCGGTGAAAGGTTGA
- a CDS encoding ABC transporter permease, whose product MLKFTIRRLLITFPQLVVLSVLVFIMGSLMPGDALSGLIDPTIPAEAIQARREALGLDNPWYIQYRDWLFAMFQGDFGTSIFHQRPVMDVIGDRLMNTVWLSLFSTVLIYLLGLPLGLVSGRYNDSLLDNAITGYTYLGFATPQFIFGLVILWVFGYNLGWFPTGGSVAPGLEPGSIDYILSKINHLVLPSFAIALIGLVGTVQYLRSGIIETKQKDFVILARAKGVKESAVYNRHVFRNSILPIAAFFGYEITALLGGSIFIEMIYSYPGMGRLFLDSISTRDFSVANVLILFYGFLAILGALISDIILSIVDPRIRIK is encoded by the coding sequence ATGCTGAAATTTACGATTCGAAGACTGTTGATTACATTTCCGCAGCTTGTCGTTCTGAGTGTCCTTGTATTCATAATGGGCTCCCTCATGCCCGGTGACGCACTGTCCGGGCTGATCGATCCGACGATCCCGGCTGAAGCGATTCAGGCAAGAAGGGAAGCACTCGGTCTCGACAATCCATGGTACATCCAGTACAGGGACTGGCTGTTCGCGATGTTCCAGGGTGATTTCGGAACTTCGATCTTCCACCAGCGTCCGGTGATGGATGTGATCGGCGACCGTCTGATGAACACGGTATGGCTGTCACTGTTCTCCACAGTGCTGATCTACCTGCTCGGACTGCCGCTCGGACTTGTATCCGGCCGTTACAACGACTCCCTGCTCGACAATGCAATTACTGGATATACATATCTCGGTTTTGCAACGCCGCAGTTCATTTTCGGTCTCGTCATACTATGGGTCTTCGGCTATAACCTGGGCTGGTTCCCGACAGGGGGCTCCGTGGCACCAGGTCTTGAACCGGGCAGTATCGATTATATACTGAGCAAAATAAATCACCTTGTCCTGCCAAGTTTCGCAATCGCGCTGATCGGGCTGGTCGGCACGGTGCAGTACTTGAGAAGCGGCATCATCGAGACGAAGCAGAAGGACTTCGTCATCCTGGCACGTGCGAAAGGGGTCAAGGAGTCCGCCGTCTACAACAGGCACGTCTTCAGGAACTCCATACTGCCGATTGCAGCATTCTTCGGCTATGAGATCACTGCACTGCTTGGGGGTTCCATTTTCATAGAAATGATCTACAGCTACCCTGGCATGGGGCGCCTGTTCCTGGACTCCATTTCAACACGCGATTTCAGTGTTGCGAATGTGCTCATCCTGTTCTATGGATTCCTGGCCATCCTCGGTGCACTGATATCCGACATCATTCTGAGTATCGTAGATCCAAGGATCCGCATCAAATAG
- a CDS encoding ABC transporter permease, whose amino-acid sequence MSNRNDFNQNSGAGRREEDANKDKARLRQQELDRRSTESDDRPRNGDPFESHTDDDHTYEKGDMDMSVKADLPHGASGHGALDSKNLPRSTPGWKIIIREVIADKLALFSLIIFTIITAYVFGLTMFLDREEIVMVDLFAINQPPDETFRLGTDYGGRDIFGQLIIGTRNSLAIGILVTLMSVGFGVVYGVVSGYFGGQIDNIMMRIVDFFMVLPFLMIVIVFVTISPSYDIFTFSFMMAAFLWTGTARLVRSLAIQERELDYISASKTLGSSHGKIVFTQLMPNLVGIIIVNGTLSLAANIGIESGLSFIGFGFPEDYPSLGTLMAYATNSQTLQHRPWIWVPAAIMILVLMLCVRNIGEAMRRAGDARQRQA is encoded by the coding sequence GTGAGCAATAGAAATGATTTCAATCAGAATTCCGGCGCCGGGCGCCGGGAAGAAGATGCAAATAAGGACAAAGCGCGTCTCCGCCAGCAGGAACTGGATCGGCGCAGTACGGAAAGTGATGACAGGCCGAGAAATGGAGATCCATTCGAATCACATACGGATGATGACCATACTTATGAAAAGGGCGACATGGACATGAGCGTGAAAGCAGACCTGCCCCACGGGGCATCGGGTCATGGCGCCCTTGATTCGAAGAACCTGCCCCGCAGTACACCCGGTTGGAAGATCATCATCCGGGAGGTGATTGCAGACAAGCTCGCACTGTTCTCGCTGATCATTTTCACGATCATTACAGCCTACGTATTCGGACTGACGATGTTCCTCGACAGGGAGGAAATCGTCATGGTGGACCTGTTTGCCATCAATCAGCCGCCTGACGAGACATTCAGGCTCGGTACGGACTATGGCGGCCGTGACATCTTCGGCCAGCTGATCATCGGTACGAGGAACTCCCTTGCGATCGGCATACTCGTCACACTCATGAGTGTCGGTTTCGGCGTCGTCTATGGTGTGGTGTCCGGATATTTCGGTGGCCAGATAGACAATATTATGATGCGTATCGTCGACTTCTTCATGGTTCTGCCATTCCTGATGATCGTCATCGTATTTGTTACAATCTCACCTTCCTATGACATCTTCACCTTCTCATTCATGATGGCGGCCTTCCTGTGGACAGGCACCGCACGGCTGGTGCGGTCACTTGCCATCCAGGAGCGTGAGCTCGACTATATCAGTGCATCGAAGACACTGGGCAGCTCGCATGGCAAGATCGTGTTCACCCAGCTCATGCCGAACCTGGTCGGAATCATCATCGTCAACGGCACATTGTCGCTTGCGGCGAATATCGGTATCGAATCGGGGCTGTCATTCATCGGCTTCGGTTTCCCGGAAGACTATCCTTCCCTCGGTACACTGATGGCCTATGCGACGAATTCGCAGACACTGCAGCACAGACCGTGGATATGGGTGCCGGCGGCAATCATGATCCTTGTCCTCATGCTGTGTGTACGCAACATTGGCGAAGCGATGAGACGCGCTGGGGATGCCAGGCAGCGTCAGGCATAA
- a CDS encoding oligopeptide ABC transporter substrate-binding protein, giving the protein MGKYSWSKLMFLTMLIMVLALAACGGGSSEETSEEEGSGDTGSDESTEEGSEEETEEGSGDSASGDVYNYEDFNKTASNDGEATGGGTLNVGLTSDTPFEGTLNFNLYQGNPDFEVISLFDEPLLTMDEDFQFTNDGAMTFEVNEDDNTVTFTLNEDVTWHDGEPATIEDYVYAYEVIGHPDYPGIRGATDGFTLLEGYNEYKAGEADEISGIEVIDEQTAVFTYTELAPSLTAGGFWYYLMPEHHYEGVEIADMAEAPQTRENPLGIGPYKVDSITPGEAVVMSKFEDYWRGEPNLDGIELSVVSPSSVANAMETGEIDLAINFPTDQFPDVSEMEGVEWLANIEGAYTYIGFKLGEWNEEEGRVDYKPEEMKMGDPELRRAMWHAMDNTAVGERFYNGLRWKATTLITPYHANWHDDSIEVPEYDPEQANQILDEAGYEDTDGDGFRETPDGEPLEINFASMSGGDTAEPLANYYIQSWKDIGLNVQLTNGRLIEFNTFYDMVENDDPEVDIYQGAWGVGSDVDPYGLYGPDVPFNYPRYATEESTQLMEEGNSPEAFDVETRQEIYNEWQALMVEEMPVIPTLYRAFMVPVNDRVVNYSIELGFNEENAPYNWGVTETE; this is encoded by the coding sequence ATGGGGAAATATTCGTGGTCCAAACTGATGTTTCTTACGATGCTGATCATGGTATTGGCGTTGGCTGCATGTGGCGGGGGCTCATCAGAGGAAACATCTGAAGAAGAAGGATCGGGTGACACAGGTTCTGATGAATCTACAGAAGAAGGTTCTGAAGAGGAGACGGAAGAAGGTTCCGGTGATTCCGCTTCAGGTGACGTATATAATTATGAGGACTTCAACAAGACAGCATCCAATGACGGTGAAGCGACAGGGGGAGGCACCCTCAACGTGGGTCTGACATCGGATACACCGTTCGAAGGTACACTCAACTTCAACCTCTACCAGGGGAACCCTGACTTTGAAGTCATCAGCCTTTTCGATGAACCATTGCTGACAATGGACGAGGACTTCCAGTTCACGAACGATGGAGCAATGACTTTCGAAGTCAATGAAGATGATAACACTGTAACGTTCACTCTCAATGAAGATGTGACATGGCACGACGGTGAACCGGCCACAATCGAGGATTATGTCTACGCCTATGAAGTCATCGGGCACCCGGACTACCCGGGCATCCGTGGGGCGACGGACGGCTTCACTCTGCTCGAGGGGTATAACGAATACAAAGCAGGAGAGGCGGATGAAATCTCCGGCATCGAAGTCATCGATGAGCAAACAGCAGTATTCACTTACACTGAGCTTGCACCATCCCTGACAGCTGGTGGCTTCTGGTACTATCTGATGCCTGAACACCATTATGAAGGTGTCGAGATTGCAGACATGGCCGAAGCGCCACAGACACGTGAAAACCCGCTCGGTATCGGACCATACAAAGTCGACTCCATCACTCCGGGGGAAGCGGTTGTAATGTCCAAATTCGAAGACTACTGGAGAGGTGAACCGAACCTTGACGGTATAGAACTCAGCGTCGTATCTCCATCTTCTGTGGCGAATGCGATGGAAACAGGCGAGATCGATCTTGCGATCAACTTCCCGACTGACCAGTTCCCGGATGTTTCAGAAATGGAAGGCGTGGAATGGTTGGCGAATATTGAAGGTGCGTACACTTACATCGGCTTCAAACTCGGTGAGTGGAATGAGGAAGAAGGACGTGTAGACTACAAGCCTGAAGAAATGAAGATGGGCGATCCTGAACTCCGTCGTGCGATGTGGCACGCGATGGACAACACTGCTGTAGGTGAGCGTTTCTACAATGGTCTCCGCTGGAAGGCGACGACCCTGATTACGCCATACCATGCGAACTGGCATGATGACAGCATCGAGGTTCCTGAGTACGACCCTGAACAGGCGAACCAGATCCTTGACGAAGCAGGATATGAAGATACGGACGGCGACGGCTTCCGTGAAACTCCGGATGGCGAACCGCTTGAAATCAACTTTGCTTCAATGTCCGGTGGCGACACTGCAGAACCGCTTGCAAACTACTACATCCAGTCCTGGAAGGATATCGGCCTGAATGTACAATTGACAAACGGCCGTCTGATCGAATTCAACACATTCTATGACATGGTCGAAAATGACGATCCTGAAGTGGACATCTATCAGGGCGCATGGGGTGTCGGTTCCGATGTGGATCCTTATGGCCTCTATGGTCCGGATGTACCATTCAACTACCCACGCTATGCAACTGAAGAGAGCACACAGCTGATGGAAGAGGGCAACTCTCCGGAAGCATTCGATGTAGAGACAAGACAGGAAATCTACAACGAGTGGCAGGCGCTGATGGTTGAGGAAATGCCTGTAATACCGACGCTTTACAGAGCATTCATGGTCCCTGTAAACGACAGAGTCGTCAACTACAGCATCGAGCTCGGCTTCAATGAAGAAAATGCACCTTACAACTGGGGTGTAACGGAAACGGAATAA
- a CDS encoding beta-ketoacyl-ACP synthase III, with amino-acid sequence MKNVGVLGLGNYVPEKVFTNHDFEKILDTSDEWITEMTGIKERRYAEDLDTSDMAYEAAKEAIENSGVKAEEIDLVIVATSTGDHQFPTVATTLQKRLGLRPVPSMDQLAACTGFIYAMVTAQQFIQTGTYDHVLVIGADKLSKITDFNDRSTAVLFGDGAGAVVMGEVAEGYGMHSFELGSNGHGGPYLYDDEENGNIRMNGREVYKFAVRQMGESSVNVTEKAGLSKEDIDMLVPHQANIRIMNAARERMGLPEDRMSITVDRYGNTSAASIPLSIHHEVKNGRIKSGDTLVLVGFGGGLTWGAICLTWGDNKEETHG; translated from the coding sequence ATGAAAAATGTAGGAGTTTTGGGTCTGGGAAACTATGTACCGGAAAAGGTATTTACCAACCATGACTTTGAAAAGATACTTGATACGTCCGACGAATGGATAACAGAAATGACAGGAATCAAAGAACGCCGTTATGCCGAAGATTTGGATACAAGCGACATGGCCTATGAAGCGGCCAAGGAAGCGATAGAGAATTCAGGCGTCAAGGCTGAAGAAATCGATCTGGTCATCGTTGCGACTTCGACAGGGGACCACCAGTTTCCGACCGTTGCGACTACGCTGCAGAAGCGGCTTGGATTGAGGCCGGTACCGTCAATGGACCAGCTGGCAGCCTGCACAGGCTTCATCTACGCGATGGTCACAGCCCAGCAGTTCATCCAGACGGGGACATATGATCATGTGCTGGTGATCGGGGCGGACAAGCTGTCCAAAATCACCGACTTCAATGACCGTTCCACAGCAGTCCTGTTCGGTGATGGCGCCGGCGCTGTCGTCATGGGCGAAGTGGCGGAGGGCTACGGCATGCATTCCTTCGAACTCGGTAGCAACGGGCATGGCGGTCCGTACCTGTACGACGATGAAGAGAATGGCAACATCAGGATGAACGGCCGGGAAGTCTATAAGTTTGCCGTCAGGCAGATGGGGGAGTCCAGCGTCAATGTGACGGAGAAGGCGGGCCTGTCCAAAGAAGACATCGATATGCTGGTGCCGCACCAGGCGAACATCCGGATCATGAATGCAGCACGCGAACGCATGGGCCTGCCCGAGGACCGCATGAGTATAACCGTTGACAGATATGGAAATACTTCGGCTGCGTCAATACCGTTAAGTATCCATCATGAAGTTAAAAATGGTAGAATAAAGTCAGGAGACACCCTCGTTCTGGTCGGCTTTGGTGGCGGACTGACATGGGGGGCAATTTGCCTGACATGGGGAGACAATAAGGAGGAAACTCATGGATAA